The following is a genomic window from Pseudochaenichthys georgianus unplaced genomic scaffold, fPseGeo1.2 scaffold_675_arrow_ctg1, whole genome shotgun sequence.
gtagttcctttatagcccaacattagcctcctttagcttagcggtggtgacgtgaagtcatgtgaccgcgctgtagttcctttatagcccaacattagcctcctttagcttagcggtggtgacgtgaagtcatgtgaccgcgctatagttcctttatagcccaacattagcctcctttagcttagcggtggtgacgtgaagtcatgtgaccgcgctatagttcctttatagcccaacattagccacctttagcttagcggtggtgacgtgaagtcatgtgaccgcgctgtagttcctttatagcccaacattagcctcctttagcttagcggtggtgacgtgaagtcatgtgaccgtgctgtagttcctttatagcccaacattagccgcctttagcttagcggtagtgACGTGAagccatgtgaccgtgctgtagttcctttatagcccaacattagccgcctttagcttagcggtagtgacgtgaagtcatgtgaccgtgctgtagttcctttatagcccaacattagccgcctttagcttagcggtagtgacgtgaagtcatgtgaccgtgctgtagttcctttatagcccaacattagccacctttagcttagcggtggtggcgtgaagtcatgtgaccgtgctgtagttcctttatagcccaacattagcctcctttagcttagcggtggtgacgtgaagtcatgtgaccgtgctgtagttcctttatagcccaacattagcctcctttagcttagcggtggtggcgtgaagtcatgtgaccgtgctgtagttcctttatagcccaacattagcctcctttagcttagcggtggtgacgtgaagtcatgtgaccgtgctgtagttcctttatagcccaacattagcctcctttagcttagcggtggtggcgtgaagtcatgtgaccgtgctgtagttcctttatagcccaacattagcctcctttagcttagcggtggtgatgtgaagtcatgtgaccgtgctgtagttcctttatagcccaacattagccacctttagcttagcggtggtggcgtgaagtcatgtgaccgtgctgtagttcctttatagcccatcattagccacctttagcttagcggtggtggcgtgaagtcatgtgaccgtgctgtagttcctttatagcccaacattagcctcctttagcttagcggtggtgatgtgaagtcatgtgaccgtgctgtagttcctttatagcccaacattggccacctttagtttagcggtggtggcgtgaagtcatgtgaccgtgctgtagttcctttatagcccaacattagatttttacttcagaaatcataaagtggtgttaacatgtggagattatcctgctgaactaaaCGTGTAAATATCATAAACGTTTGTTTGACACAGAGATTATTTCCTTCAATAATCCGAAATCACATGGAGgaatcccattggaccagggagatgctgccttcagggtccaacACATAAATACAACATCACTGCATTACTTTGTATGACACGGGTGTTTTGGTGGTGCAGTGCATCGGTTCTACCACTGGGGGGAGCAATTGACTGGTTTCTGGGCTTGTGTTAGTGTTCGAGACACTGGGAAACTCTTGGTCTGAATGTGCACTTCATGTTTCTGAAGCCGTTGTGTCTGAGTGGCGGCCATGTTGTTGTTGCAGGATGGGAGgatgaggatgtgttggtagtGGGATACACAGAGGAGCCCGCCAGAAAGCGTAGGAAGGTGACGGATgaatgtgttgtgttgtgtgtgtgttgtggtgtgtgtgtgtgtgtgtgtgtggtgtgtgtgtgtgtgtgtggtgttgtgtgtgtgtgtgtgtgtgtggtgtgtgttgtgtgtgtgtgtgtgtggttgtgtgtggtgttgttgtgttgtgttgcaAGTTCGTCAGGAGTTTCTTTTGTCGCAGTGAGAACTCCTAAACTCAGGCCCTCTCTCTTATGAATCATTTGatgctgtttttttatttcctgtcgTTGTGTTTCTCAGAGCAGCTGGTGTGGCGCGCCGCCCGATCCAGTGGCGCCGCCCCCACGTATTTCCGACCAATGGGACGCTTCCTGGACGGTGGGCTGCTCGCCAACAACCCCACGCTGGACGCCATGACGGAGATCCATCAGTACAACAAAGCTCTGAAAGCAGTGGTGGGAAACAGACTTCACTTTCTTTATGGGTCTTCTAAAGCTTATGTCTTTATTCTAAGATTGAAACATCGGTCTCTTCCTCTCAGGGCCGTGCACAGGAGATCCAGAGGTTGGGGGTGGTGGTCTCCCTCGGTACAGGTGAGGCCCTTTATATCAACATGCAAGATTTTATATTTCTTGTGACATTCACAGAAGTCCAAAAGGTTCCgttgcactttgaattgcctcgtgTTGAAAGACGCTGTGTGAATGACCCTTGCCTGTGTGGTCTGCAGGTAAACCCCCCCAGGTGGTCGTGAACTCGGTGGATGTTTTCCGGCCCTCCAACCCTCTGGAGTTTGCAAAGAGCTTCGTGGGAGCCAAAGAGCTGGGCAAGATGCTGGTGGACTGTGTGAGTACATCCAGAGGGTTCAAGGTCCCCTGTTCCATCCCAGggctcagatatatccagagcccgtctctgattggctgaaacaccaacgggtcattgcagcattacccagaatcccctctgtttcagcctgtTTCCAAactgctgattctctgtctgttactttcgaTCAGTGGATCTTTTTCCGCCAggcccccccctttggagaaaaaacaaaagtcgggcccccccaacacaaatagccACGTAATGGGCCAGGTTAACATTTATAAAATACATCATATGAACGTGAGCATTCCTTTGCTAGAAcagtgataataaaacaatgctccaTCAGTCTGTgctcaaaaaaataaatacataaacaatTGTGCAATCCCTTTGCTTGAACAGTAAGTTATAAGACTTTGCCACTTTGCAATCTGtgcaaaaaatgaaaagaaagaaaatggtgATATTGGCAGAAAATGTGTCTTAGCATGAGTGGCTGCAATGAGCCTGTTTGCACTGCACATGTCTTCAGAACGAGGGTCGCAGGCCTCAGTGGCGGCCagaagatggggtcgttactaaaaaaaagtaatatattacactacttcgttactctctacataaagtaattcgttactttactcgtactttactcgcagggccggcccgccccctccctgcaagcagatcacgcagactgctaaagtttcaaatgttctctttagtcagttttccattgtcgcataagactgatccagaccTGAATgtttttcctatctgaccgtggctgtcctctgtctctgctattgaccgtggctgtcctatgtctcctgctatctgaccgtggctgtcctctgtctcctgctatctgaccgtggctgtcctctggtctcctgctatctgaccgttgctgtcctctgtctcctgctatctgaccgtggcttgtcccctgtctcctgctatctgaccgtggctgtcctctgtctcctgctatctgaccgtggctgtcctctgtctccgctatctgaccgtggctgtcctctgtctcctgctatctgaccgtggctgtcctctgtctcctgctatctgaccgtggctgtcctctgtctcctgctatctgaccgttgctgtcctctgtctccctgctatctgaccgtggctgtcctctgtctcctgctatctgaccgtggctgtcctctgtctcctgctatctgacc
Proteins encoded in this region:
- the pla2g6 gene encoding 85/88 kDa calcium-independent phospholipase A2; its protein translation is MGRFLDGGLLANNPTLDAMTEIHQYNKALKAVGRAQEIQRLGVVVSLGTGKPPQVVVNSVDVFRPSNPLEFAKSFVGAKELGKMLVDCCTDSDGCAVDRAGSWCEMIDTVYHRLSPQLSQEVMLDEVSDSVLVDMLWDTQMYLYEQRDTLQTLARQLKGHKK